In the genome of Podospora pseudocomata strain CBS 415.72m chromosome 7, whole genome shotgun sequence, the window CATCTGCCATGGACTACTGCCACGGAGCTCTCGTCACAAACCtctggatggatggtgtcTCAGCCGAGTCACTCAGATCAGTCAGACTTGGCACTCGTGCTGGGTTGACTGCATCACTGTTACTTTTACACAAGCTTTTCGAAGCTCAATCAGTAAGTCTCGGACACAGTTCGCCAACATTTCGACAAGCCGCTTGAGGGATCTTGCCATGCGGACTTCGACACTCTTTTCGGACAGCAACAGGACGACAACATGGAGATGgctttctctttcttctttctctcagGACCACAGGACTTGAAAAAGAACAGGTTTCGCAGACAGGACTTGCGCACTGGAATTTCCCGGACACTGGATTCATCTTATGGACAACTTTCTTTTGCCAGCGAGGACCTTCAACTTCATGCAATCACAAGTCGCTGACTTGTGCATGGCTTCTCTTCGAACACACCTTGGGCACCTTTCTGGACttgctttttcttccctctcTGGATCATCGACGAGGATTTTTCCCTGGACTTCCCTGGACCTTCTGTCACCACACTGCTATCGACACCCGGACATGTCTTGCTCAGCTCAGAGTGGAGGAAAACAAGATTGATGAGAAATACTGTCTCTtgatcctcttcttctgtaGCTTGACTAGATCTCttcgccaacaacagccaagGATTTTCTCTGGTTTTCTTTTCGCACCGGTTTCgctttgctttttcttcaaCCTGGATTCACTTTGCTCCTCGTGACGCGACCGGATTCTCAACCTGGCTCCAGGCCAGCAGCCTTGATGTGAAACTTCTTTCTCCATGGATTCCCGGATAGTGTTGCTCTTTGAGAACGCTCAATTGGTCTGTAGCTACCTCTGTGACAAATGTAGATAGCTCTCACTAACATAGCTCGTTTGCAGGATACAAAGTTGTGCCATTTGATGCCTCAGTTTCTTTTTGGTCACATTTCCTTTCtacattttcttttctctctaCAAGACGACAACGACATGGTGGAATGAACAGCACACTAACCATTTGCTCCAGCGACTATAGCTACAGTGCTCAGCCCAACATGCTTTCCTCATCTGCCTCTGGaatcttttctttttgtcaAACAGGACCAGCCGACCTTTCTGGCTCGGCTTGGGACACGACAGTTGAAGGACCACAGAACTTTCCTGAGTTTACGGATGCCACGGATTACTATGCTGGAGAAGCCGAGGACTCTTTCTTGCCATTTGGCCAAATCACCCCAAAACCGGACCAAGATGACTTCCACGCCCGCTGGGCTCCTTCCGACAACAAGGCCCTGAAGGCTGAGCCCATGCGCAGAGGCACCTCGCGCAGCTCCACTGGGAGCCTCAAGAACAGAAACACAAAGCCTTCTGCCACTTCGGTCAAGAAGACCAGGTCAAGAGTACAGTCCATCCTCACACAGACATCATCACAGATGTCCAAGCTTGACATGGCTGGTGCCCCCTACTCGGATGGTCCTGCTGTTGCCGCTGGCCGGATCATGGATGTGCAGCAATACCTTGCTCAGGATCTCGACACTCTTTCCGTCAGCGGTGCTGGCTACTACCCCATGATGGGTTTCCCGGATGGCTTGACCTACAGCAACGACTTGGCCCCCATGGCCCAGCACGTGAACCCCCAAATCTTTGATGCCGGTCTCATCAGCCACTCTCCTCACTCTTGGGGCTCGCTGAGCCCTGTTGACTCCCGCCTGTCTTCCCCTGGTCTCGGCGATGGTGCCGAAGACTTGTGGTCTGCTGTCCCTTCTGCCTCGTCTCCTGGCGAGAGCCAGAGCTCCAACTCGCCTGTTCTGCCTGGCCAGTCACCAAGGTATGTTGCGACTACAAACGCGGCTGAGCTCGGTGCATTGTCTCACACCAGTGATTTCAGGATGAGCCGGAAAATGGATGGCCAGTATGTGACATCTGACGATCTTCACCTTGTTCCCACCATGGGTGAGGATGCTTTTGCCCTCCCTCCTGCCTTTGGCGCCCGCCGCATGAGCGGCGAAGGTGAGTCTGCTCGGGACCATTATCTCTACAAGAATGCGTACCCCCACGCGGACGGACTTTTCCACTGCCCCTGGGAGGGCCAGCCGAGCTGCAACCACAAgcccgagaagctcaagtGCAACTACGAGTAAGCACCATTTGTTTGACTCTTGTGATCCATTCCATCAGCTAACCACTCTCTCACCAACAGCAAGTTTGTTGACTCCCACCTCAAGCCCTACCGCTGCAAGGTTGAGGGTTGCCAGAACGCCCgcttttcttccactgcttGCCTCCTCCGACATGAGCGTGAGGCCCACGCGATGCATGGCCATGGTGAGAAGCCCTACCTGTGCACCTATGAGGGCTGCGAGCGCTCCGTTGCCGGCCACGGATTCCCCAGACAATGGAACCTCAGGGACCACATGAGGCGCGTCCACAATGACAACGGCACCACCGCTCAGGCTGCTTCCCCT includes:
- a CDS encoding hypothetical protein (EggNog:ENOG503P3AU; COG:S); protein product: MNSTLTICSSDYSYSAQPNMLSSSASGIFSFCQTGPADLSGSAWDTTVEGPQNFPEFTDATDYYAGEAEDSFLPFGQITPKPDQDDFHARWAPSDNKALKAEPMRRGTSRSSTGSLKNRNTKPSATSVKKTRSRVQSILTQTSSQMSKLDMAGAPYSDGPAVAAGRIMDVQQYLAQDLDTLSVSGAGYYPMMGFPDGLTYSNDLAPMAQHVNPQIFDAGLISHSPHSWGSLSPVDSRLSSPGLGDGAEDLWSAVPSASSPGESQSSNSPVLPGQSPRYVATTNAAELGALSHTSDFRMSRKMDGQYVTSDDLHLVPTMGEDAFALPPAFGARRMSGEGESARDHYLYKNAYPHADGLFHCPWEGQPSCNHKPEKLKCNYDKFVDSHLKPYRCKVEGCQNARFSSTACLLRHEREAHAMHGHGEKPYLCTYEGCERSVAGHGFPRQWNLRDHMRRVHNDNGTTAQAASPPASGATTSTRGRKRKSDVQEKPAQEKTSSRKSKSEASKPVEPPVNLEITQWWEHQRALQDLVSAGYQPDDIQTFHYIKEAQDHLTAMDRITHNLTAKPEVRRGWRN